One genomic region from Spirulina subsalsa PCC 9445 encodes:
- a CDS encoding CHAT domain-containing tetratricopeptide repeat protein, which produces MKPWSWLVVGGVLLSGLGVNAAKVKGATVEIAQAPNSAALEEAEQLNQQVIQLYQAGQYEAAIPLMEKVLTLRQQVLGTEHSDVANSLNNLAFLYEAQGRYSEAEPLYLQALEMRKRLWGTEHLDVATSLNNLAGLYSSQGRYSEAEPLYLQALEIRKHLLGEEHPAVATSLNNLAFLYSSQSRYAEAEPLYLQALELYKRLLGAEHPNIAATLNNLAFLYSSQDRYSEAEPLYLQALELYKRLLGAEHPDIADSLNNLAGLYESQGRYAEAEPLYLQALAMRKRQFGAEHPSVAQSLNNLAVLYSSQGRYPEAEPLYLQALGMRKRLLGAEHPSVADSLNNLAELYRFQGQYPKAEPLYLQALEMRKRQFGIEHPLIAQSLHNLAGLYESQGRYSEAEPLYLRALEINQRLLGTEHGSVATSLNNLATLYYAQGRYPEAEPLLRQALEIRERLWGKEHPDIATSLNNLAELYRSQGRYREAQPLYIQVLEMRKRLFTTEHPALATSLNNLGFLYLLQGRYLEAEPLFRQALDMRKHLLGEQHPDVAASLNNLALLHQSQGDVTPAINFLRQGLEIEEHNLDTILATGSESQKQDYMNTLRGTTQSAISLHLQTAPNDPAAAQLALTTLLRRKGRILEAVTNNLQTLRQNITPANQQLLDNLTKTRSQLATLTFNPPEHLPPEQYRQQLTQLQTQANQLESQLARNSAEFRQQTKPVTIEAIQALIPGDAALIELVIYRPFNAKVPQGEQWGEPHYGAYLLQSSGPPQWVDLGPAAPIDALRVRVHRDLTNSARRPENSLKPNARQLDEMLMQPIRARLGKTKHLLLSPDGALNLLPFAALVDENGQYLVENYSITYLTTGRDLIRFQESLPSQHPPLILANPDYRQAHSLSIVASRGRGEAQRSLDLGELTFAALPYTEVEGKALQTLLPEAVVLMGDEATENALQQTQSPRILHLATHGFFLPDIASPEFAAPQSLSRLLSKENPLLRSGLALAGFNQRRSGDEDGVLTALEVAGLNLWGTQLVVLSACETGIGEVNNGEGVYGLRRALVMAGSESQVMSLWKVSDEGTKDFMVEYYERILRGEGRGEALRRVQLGMLGSERYGHPYYWAAFIPSGDWRKIGE; this is translated from the coding sequence CGCCAATAGCCTCAACAACTTGGCCTTTTTATATGAAGCCCAAGGTCGATACTCCGAAGCCGAACCCCTCTATCTTCAAGCCTTGGAAATGAGGAAACGCCTCTGGGGAACAGAACATCTTGATGTAGCAACCAGCCTCAATAACTTAGCCGGATTGTATTCCTCCCAAGGTCGATACTCCGAAGCCGAACCCCTGTATCTTCAAGCTTTGGAGATCAGAAAACACCTTTTAGGAGAAGAACATCCGGCCGTAGCCACCAGCCTCAATAACTTAGCCTTTTTATACTCCTCTCAAAGTCGGTATGCAGAAGCCGAACCCCTCTATCTTCAAGCCTTAGAGCTATATAAACGGTTATTAGGTGCAGAACATCCTAATATAGCAGCAACCCTCAATAACTTAGCCTTCTTATACTCATCCCAAGATCGATACTCCGAGGCCGAACCCCTCTATCTTCAAGCCTTAGAGCTATATAAACGGCTGTTAGGCGCAGAACATCCTGATATAGCAGATAGCCTCAATAACCTAGCCGGATTATATGAATCCCAAGGGCGATACGCAGAAGCCGAACCCTTGTATCTTCAAGCCTTAGCGATGAGAAAACGCCAATTCGGGGCAGAACACCCTTCCGTCGCCCAAAGCCTGAACAACTTGGCGGTTTTATACTCATCCCAAGGTCGGTATCCAGAAGCCGAACCCTTATATCTTCAAGCTTTAGGCATGAGAAAACGTCTACTCGGGGCAGAACATCCCTCCGTCGCAGACAGCCTCAACAATTTAGCCGAATTGTACCGTTTCCAAGGCCAATACCCAAAAGCCGAACCCCTGTATCTTCAAGCCTTAGAGATGAGAAAACGCCAATTCGGGATAGAACATCCCCTCATCGCCCAAAGCCTCCATAACTTAGCCGGACTATATGAATCTCAAGGCCGATATTCCGAAGCCGAACCCTTGTATCTCCGGGCTTTAGAGATCAATCAACGTCTATTAGGAACAGAACATGGGTCTGTCGCCACTAGCCTCAATAACTTAGCCACATTGTATTATGCCCAAGGTCGATATCCAGAAGCCGAACCCCTCCTACGCCAAGCCTTAGAGATAAGAGAGCGCCTCTGGGGAAAAGAGCATCCTGATATTGCAACCAGCCTCAATAACTTAGCGGAATTGTACCGTTCTCAAGGTCGATATAGAGAGGCTCAACCTCTCTATATTCAAGTTTTAGAAATGAGGAAACGCCTCTTCACAACAGAACATCCCGCTCTAGCCACCAGCCTGAATAACTTGGGCTTTTTGTACTTATTGCAAGGAAGATACCTAGAAGCAGAACCCCTGTTCCGTCAAGCCTTAGACATGAGAAAACATCTATTAGGAGAACAACATCCCGATGTAGCGGCCAGTCTTAACAACTTGGCCTTACTCCATCAATCCCAAGGGGATGTCACTCCGGCCATTAACTTCCTTCGTCAAGGTTTAGAGATAGAAGAACACAACCTTGACACCATCCTCGCCACAGGTTCAGAATCCCAAAAACAGGATTATATGAATACCCTCCGAGGTACCACTCAATCCGCCATTTCCCTCCACCTACAAACCGCCCCCAACGACCCCGCAGCCGCACAACTCGCCCTCACCACCCTCCTCCGTCGCAAAGGACGCATCCTAGAAGCCGTTACGAACAACCTGCAAACCCTACGCCAAAACATCACCCCAGCCAATCAACAACTCCTTGATAACCTCACTAAAACTCGTTCCCAACTCGCCACCCTTACCTTCAATCCCCCCGAACACCTCCCCCCAGAACAATATCGCCAACAACTGACCCAACTGCAAACCCAAGCCAATCAACTAGAATCCCAACTCGCTCGCAACAGTGCAGAATTTCGTCAACAAACAAAACCCGTTACTATCGAAGCCATTCAAGCCCTCATCCCCGGTGATGCCGCTTTAATTGAACTGGTGATTTATCGACCGTTTAACGCCAAAGTGCCACAAGGAGAACAATGGGGAGAACCCCACTATGGGGCTTATCTTCTCCAATCGAGTGGCCCCCCGCAATGGGTAGACTTAGGACCAGCAGCGCCCATTGATGCCCTTAGAGTGCGAGTTCACCGCGACCTCACCAATTCTGCTCGTCGTCCTGAAAATTCACTCAAACCCAATGCCCGTCAATTGGATGAAATGCTCATGCAGCCCATTCGCGCTCGACTGGGCAAGACCAAGCACCTCCTACTCTCTCCTGATGGAGCCTTGAACTTGCTGCCATTTGCGGCCTTGGTGGATGAGAATGGACAGTATTTAGTCGAGAATTACTCCATTACCTATCTCACCACGGGACGCGATTTAATTCGCTTCCAAGAGTCTCTCCCCAGCCAACACCCGCCCCTCATCCTAGCCAATCCCGATTATCGCCAAGCCCATTCCCTATCAATTGTGGCCAGTCGTGGCCGGGGAGAGGCTCAACGGTCTTTAGATTTGGGGGAATTAACCTTTGCGGCTCTTCCCTATACAGAAGTAGAAGGGAAAGCTCTGCAAACCTTACTCCCGGAGGCCGTTGTTTTAATGGGGGATGAGGCGACGGAAAATGCCCTCCAACAAACCCAATCCCCTCGAATACTTCACTTAGCGACTCATGGCTTTTTCTTGCCGGATATAGCCAGTCCAGAATTTGCTGCGCCCCAATCCCTCAGTAGGTTACTCTCCAAAGAAAATCCCCTCTTACGTTCTGGTTTAGCCTTGGCGGGGTTTAATCAGCGCCGCAGTGGGGATGAGGATGGGGTTTTAACGGCCTTGGAGGTGGCGGGGTTGAATTTGTGGGGAACTCAGTTAGTGGTGTTGTCGGCCTGTGAGACGGGCATAGGTGAGGTGAATAATGGGGAGGGGGTGTATGGATTGCGTCGGGCGCTGGTGATGGCGGGGTCCGAGAGTCAAGTGATGAGTTTGTGGAAGGTGTCGGATGAGGGGACGAAGGATTTTATGGTGGAGTATTATGAGCGGATTTTGAGGGGTGAGGGACGAGGGGAGGCGCTGCGTCGGGTGCAGTTGGGGATGTTAGGGAGTGAGCGGTATGGGCATCCGTACTATTGGGCGGCGTTTATCCCGTCGGGGGATTGGCGAAAGATAGGAGAGTGA